TTGGGATGTTTCTGATCGTTTGCCAGAAGGTTACCGGTCAGCAGGCAGGCCAGCAGACCGAGTGTAAGAATTGGTTTCATATTAGTTGCTCTTGAATAAGGAACGCTGAAGCAAGTCTATACGCTGAAGCAAGTCTATGTGGTTGGAATTCATGGTAGCGGATTTCATCTGGCAGTTCACGTATGTGGAGAAGGAAAACTGACAACGGGCTTTTTGATAAGAAGGTTTTTTAATTGCTTTCTCGAACCCACTTGTGCCATCATGAAGAGGCATGAATTGCGCTCACCCTGATTTGGTACTGATAACAGAGGCTACGGGAAGAAATACTCAGCCTCTGGAGTGGAGTGAAAATACCACTGATGGATTCTCCAGCAGACAGCCTCTCCCTGAATGATTCTAAACCGACACGGGTGCGTTATCTGGTACTGGCTGGTTTAAGCAGTGGTTTTCTACTGGCCTATCTGCCACGCGCGGGACTGGCTCCTCTGGCGACTACGATTCAGCAAGATCTCAGTCTGGATGATCTGCAGATGGGACGCGTGCTGGCTGCTTTTTATGCCGGTTATTTCCTGTTTCAGATTCCGGGAGGCATACTGGGACAAAAGCTGGGGAATCGGCTGGCGTTACCTTTGCTCCAGTTGACAGCAGGCATTGCGAATCTGTTAACAGCCCTGGCAGCTTCATTCGGACTGATCTGGTTTTCACGTCTGTTGCTGGGACTGGCCCAGGCCGGTATGGTTCCCTGTTCGGCACAAGTGATTAAGAACTGGATTCCCGAAGCGAAACGCGGTACAGCCAGTTCTCTGATGGGCAGTTTTATGTCCGTGGGGAGTATCATCGCCACAGGGGCGACTGCCGCATTGGTTGATCCGTTGGGTTGGCGTCTGCCCCTGGTATTGTTCAGCCTGTTCTCTGTCAGCTGGATGTTCCTTTTTTTTCTGTTGTTCCGCGATCGTCCCCAGGATCACCCAAAGACGAATCATGCTGAAGTGGAACTGATTAACGCAGCTGACAGGAATGCCGTCTCAGAAAACAAGGCAACAAGCTCAACGCCGATTCGTCAGTTATTCATGCGAATGGTCTCGAATACGAGTCTCTGGCTGTTCTGCCTGCAGTCCGTCTTCCGGGCGTTTGGATACGCATTCTTCATTACCTGGTTGCCCGCTTACCTGCAGCAGTCCAGTGGAGCTTCTGTGCAGAAAGCGGGACTGCTGGCGATGCTGCCGCTGACAAGTATCGTGTTGGGGACCCTCGCGGGAGGCCGTCTGATCGATCTGATTTATCAATGGACGGGCAATAAATACTTCAGCCGTTCGCTGCTCAGTGCCGGGTCCGCGCTGATCTGTGCCGTTTGTATTCTGCTGGCCAGTCAGGTCCCTGCTGAAGATGCCGTCTATCTGATTTCCTGCGGAACGTTTCTCTCCGGCATGGGGAATCCGGCGATCTGGGTGACGTCAATGGATCTGGGAGGCAAGCATACATCGGTCATTATCGCGATAGTGAATATGGCAGGCGTCGTGGGTGGCTATCTCTCACCCATCGCCGTCGGCGCCTTATTCACTTACATCAAAGCAATGCCGGTACCGGAGTGGAATCTGGTACTGTACCTCTTTGCTGGAATCTATCTGGGCGCAACCTTGAGCTGGGCATTGATTAATCCCCGTAATTCCCTGTCTGAAATCTGAGGACTGAGTTTCAGAGATAGTGAACGTTGTTTAAGAAGGGAAAGTCCCCTCAGGAAATTCCAGCTCAACTGTCGCCTTTGCCTGCTTGTCCGGTTAAACTAAGGGGACCACTTATTTCATTCCGGTAGATTATCTCCCCGTAAAATTTCTGAAACTGAGCCCGGTTTGTCTGCAACACGATCAAACCTCACATGCTCCCTGTGACTCTGGCGCGAGTCTGGAAATGAACCTCATGATTGGGAAATTCAAAAGTTTACTCCTGCTGACTGCTCTGCTTTTACTCTCCCTGGGAAAATCGGAAGCAGCTGAGCGACCGAACATTGTCTTTTTCTTCGCCGATGATCAAACCACCAGCACGGTTGGCTGTTACGGCAATCAGGTGATCCAGACACCCAACATTGATGAACTTGCCAAACGAGGCACTCGTTTTGAAAAAGCATACGTGAGCCAGCCAATCTGCTGGGTCAGTCGGACGACAATTCTGACCGGATTAACGGGACGCAGTTACGGAACTCCCTCGAATCCGGAACAGGCACGGCCCGACGCGGTGCAGACGCTGTATACAGATCTGCTGCGAGAGCAGGGCTATCGAACCGGTTTCTATGGGAAATGGCATGCGAAGATGCCAAAAGATTTCAAACGGGAAGGGCACTTTGATGAGTTCGAAGCGATCAGCCGCAATCCTTACTACAAGAAGCAACCGGATGGCAGCCTGCGGCATGAGACCGAATTAATCGTTGATCGTGGAATCGAATTCGTCAAATCGCAGCCCAAGGGGAAACCATTCGCATTGAATCTGTGGTTCAATGCCTGTCACGCTGAAGACAGTGACCGACGGCCCGGAATTGGACACTTTCCCTGGCCGCGTGCTGTCGATGGTATGTATGAAGACATTGAAATCGCGCCCCCTCGTCTGGGAGATCCCGAGATCTTCAATGCACAACCGAATTTCCTGCAGACCACGATCAACCGGGAACGTTATTTCTGGCGCTGGAATACGCCTCAGAAATATCAGACAAACATGCGGGCTTACTACCGCATGGTCAGCGGTATCGACGGAGCAATCGGTCGGTTCCGGAAAGCACTGGATGAAGCCGGGCTCGCTGATAACACAATTATCGTATATTCAGCTGATAACGGCTACTACATGGCCAATCGGGGTTTTGCCGGAAAGTGGTCACACTATGAAAATGCTCTCCAGGTACCACTGATTGTCATGGATCCGCGTGTTCCGAAAGAAGAACAGGGCAAAGTGACTGACGCATTGGCGCTGAATCTTGACCTGCCCGCAACGTTTCTGGACTGGGCCGGTGTGGACGTTCCCAAACGATACCAGGGACAAAGTCTCCAGCCCGTCGTGAAGGGAACGAAACCAGCCGACTGGAGGGCTGAAACATTCCATGAACATTTCGCAGTACGCAATCGAATTCCAGCCTTCGAAGGAATTCGTGACGGAAACCTGAAATATGTACGCTACTTTGACCACGATAACTACGAGTTTCTGCATGACCTAGAAGCAGATCCAGATGAACTGATCAATCTGGTGGGAAATCCCGAGTATGCAGAGAAGCTTCAGGCACTCAGAGATCGCACGACAGAGCGAGTCAAAGAGCTGGGAGGCCCTTTGGATCCACTGCGCGGTGGATTTCGGGATTCCACGGTTCCCTATCCGGTGGCTTCTGCAGCCGTTGGTGCCCGCGCGGATAAGGATGGTTTTGTTAGCGTCTTCGACGGCAAAACCCTACGGCACTGGACCGGCGATCCACAATACTGGTCTGTTGAACAAGGGGCTCTGACGGGTAAAACGGATGGTTCTCTGAAGATGAATCGTTTCATTACCTGGAAAGATTCCACGATTCGTAACTTTGACTTACGAGTCAAAGTGAAAGTGACGGAGGGGGGCAACAGCGGGATTCAGTATCGGGGAACCTCTCGTCCCGATCTCGGACTGGATATCGTAACCGGCTATCAATGTGATGTGGTGGCCAACAATCCGAATTACAATGGTATGCTCTATGAGGAGAAGGGACGCCGAATTCTCTCGCATACAGGCGAAAAAGTCATCATCGCACCTGATGGTCAGCCCTGGGTGGTTGGTAAGATGCCCGTCAAAACGTTTGCTCCCGATGAATGGCATGATTTCCGAGTGCTGGTACGCGGCAATCATCACGAGCACTGGATTGATGGTCACAAGACTGCGGACCTGATCGACCTCGATCCCAAAGGTCGGGCACTGGAAGGTGTGCTGGCCGTTCAGGTGCACGTCGGACCGAAGATGAAAATTCAATACAAGGATTTCAAAATCAAGCATCTGCCAGACAATCTGCCTTTAGAGCAGGCTCAGGATCATCCGATTCCCGCAGATGCTTACGGTGTTCGCCCCCAGGGACGCCTGCCCAAGAACTGGAAGCCGCCGGTTTATGGCAAACAGTAATCGGCTACCCGCTGTTTCTGAAAGAGTGCTCGCTACGGTTTGACAACTGATCCCACCTTAGACAGTGATGGAGTTCACAATGCGGATTTCACTTCTGCTGGCTGGCGTACTGTGGTGTTTCACTTTCGTGCTGGATACGGGAACCGCTGCGGAACAGTATCTGGTCAGGGAAGGGCAGGCAGAAGCAGAAATCGTAATTGATCCTGCAGCTCAGCGCAGCACGCGTCTGGCTGCCCAGGAACTTCAGAATTATCTGAAAAAGATTTCGGGAGCAAAACTAAAAATCGTCACTGAGACGACCGCTAATGTGCCGGTCAAAGTTTTGATCGGATCGAGTAAAGAAGCAGAAAAGCGGGGACTCACAGCTGCCGGGTTGAAAGCAGGAGCCTACCGGATCGTTGCCGGCGATAACTGGCTCGCAATGATTGGCGATGATACCAATTTCGTGCCGATTGAACCCTGGCCCCGTAATCATCGTGATCTAGCCAGTGGTAAAGTACAGGCGGCCTGGAATGCGATTACCGGTGAGCACTGGGGATATCCCCATTCACAACTCTACAAGCATTACACCGGTTCAACCGGTCTGTTTGGAACGCCTGACGAGCAACTGGTTGATAAAGCAGGTCAGGTCAATGTGTGGGGCTTTGACGAAAGAGGTTCCTTCAACGCGGTCTGCGGATATTTGCGGCGACTGGGCGTGCGCTGGTATCTGCCCGGAGAACTGGGCGAAATCGTTCCCCGCCAGAAAACGATTCCACTACCAGTGATCGACGAAACGATACAGCCCGATTTTCCACTGCGGACGATTAACTTCCGTTTTGGTGTCTATGGCCGCGATGCTGCTCTGTGGGCGATGCGACTGGGAGTACGACAGCCCTATGGTCGTCAGGCTGCCCATGGGCTGGATCATATGACGCACAATGCAGAGACGCTCGAAAAGCATCCTGAATGGTTTGCCCTTTATGGCGGAAAACGTGATACCCAACCGGGGAAACGTCTGAATCAGCTATGTTATTCGAATGAGGAACTGTTCCTGCAGACCGTGCGCTATGTGCGGGCTCAGTTTGATCATTTCGATATGGATGTTGTATCGGTGATGCCTCCCGATGGTTATACCGCGATCTGTCAATGTGAGCATTGTGCAGGCAAGGATACTCCCGAACGAGGTTACCGCGGCGCATTTTCCGATTATGTCTGGGAGTTTGTGAATCGAGTGGCCAGAGAGGTTCGTAAAACGCATCCGGATCGCAAAATCTCCAATTGTGCCTATGGAACTTATACGCAGCCTCCTGAAAAGATCGACCGTTTCGAACCCAACGTGCAGGTGATTATTGTGGGGGGAAGAAGACCGACGTCTGCAGACCGGGAAGAACTCCGCCAGTTGCGTGACGCCTGGGTAAAAAAGACAGCGAACCCGATCATTATCTTCGAAAACTATCCCTTTACCGGACGGGGCTTCTATCTGCCGGCCTTTATTCCTCACGTACTGGGGGAGAGCGTCAACGAGACCAAAGGGATTTCTAAAGGAGAAGACATCTGGCTCACGATGGATTTTGGCGAGAATGCGATCGGCTATAACCACTTTCTGATTTACTTCACCGCGCGGATGTACTGGGGGGGGAAAGACCAGGATGTCGATTCCCTGTTCAATGAATACTGTGAGCTGTTTTACGGACCTGCTGCTCAGGAAATGCGCACCTTCTTTCTATACTGTGAAGAACACTGGCGCGAGATGGAGCAAGAGGCCGAAAAGGCCAGTCGCGCACTGGAGCTGTTTTCTGTCGCGAAAGCGAAAGTGAAAAGTGACTCAGTGTATGGGCGTCGGATGGCACTCATCGATAATTTCCTCAACGGATTGAGAAATAAAAGTAATCAACTGGCACAGAAACGGGGGCCGGTTCCTGTTTTAAGGCTGGTGGGTGATCCCCGAGGCGAAATTGTAATTGATGGGCAACTCGATGATCCACTCTGGCAAAACTGCCCAACCGCTTCGACAGGAAGCCTGCGTGAACTGCAGACCGGACGCTTGCCCGTTTATGGAACTTCGATTAAATCACGCTGGGTGGGTCATGATCTCTATTTTGCGATCCGTTGTGAGGAAGCACCGGGCGAGCAGCCCCGCAGTACAACAACAAAAAATGAAGATCAGGCAATCTGGTTTGGTGATGCGATCGAAATTCTGCTCAGCACCGAGTCACATAGTTATTATCAACTGGCCATCAACCCTGCCGGGGTGCTGATTGACCTCGATCGAGGGGCTGATAAGGGAGACTGGTTCCGCTGGGATTCACAGGCTGAGGTCGCGACCCAGATCAAAGACGGCTACTGGACTGCTGAGGTGCGGATTCCCGTTGTGCAGGATGAAAACGATCCCCTGCATCAGGTAATCGGACATCGTCCTACAGTGAGCCTTCCCTGGCACATCAATGTCTGTCGTCAACGTATACGAGACAATGGTTCTGAATACTCGGCATTCGCGCCCACCGGAACTTCCGGGTTTCATCAGCCGATGAAATTCGCTTACTTTTATCGGGGACTGTCACACCAGTTCGAAGCCGACCCGAGTGTGACAGACTACCTGATTACAAGCAAAAAGGCAGAGACGCTGATGCGGCGTCGTAAGTACCAGGCCGCACACGACCTGTTTATGGCCCTGTCTGCAGAGAATAATGTCACGGACCTGCAGAAATCTGTGGCACTCCAGCAGGCGGCGGAATGTGCCCGTCACCTGAAACAGGAATCACAAGCGGAATCGCTGGCTGAAAAAATACCACTCGATACCGTGGCGAAGACAGTGCGGATGCAGAACCTGCTGGCACAGCGAAACTATGCTGAGTTGATTCAGCAGTTCCAATCTGAGAATTTTCAGACCTGGCCATTCAGTCAAGTCGGAGAAGCCGCTCTGGCGCGGGGAATGGCCCGTTTACGAATGAAGCAGGGAGAGGCTGCTGAGACCGATCTGACACTGGCGTTGAATTATACCCCGGATCCACGCATCCAATCGCAAATCCTCCTGTTGCTGGGAGAAAACAGAGAACACAATCTGGCGGATGAAGCTGGGGCTCTGAAGGCGTATCGTCAGAACTACGAGGGCGCAGGACGAGTAGGTTCAGCAGATCAGTTCCGCTCAATTGAGGGAGCGGCTCGAATTCTCACGAAACAGGGGAAATACGACGACGCATTACAGGCGCTGGAAAAAGCCGAGATCGATCAACTCAAAGGATTCTGGCGCCATGAAATGCAACTTGCGAAGGGACACACGCTGGCTGCTGCGGGTAAAAAGCAGGCCGCGGAGCAGATTTACCAGAGTGTGTTGCAGGACAAGACCTCATCTTCAGGACACCGCCAGCAGGCTGAGGAACAACTCAAACAACTGGGGGCACCCTGATTCTAAAGTGATCAAGGGGTTGGCTTTAAAGGTCCCTGCATCTTCTCAAGCGTGTCTTGTAAGGAAGCATAGTTGCGTTTTGCTTTTCCTGATAAAGCATCTGTTTTCAGGGGAGACTTCTCCAGCGGGTCCTGTTTGAGATCGAAAAAGCGGCCGTCATCGTAGAGTTTCCAGTTCAGCGAGCGAACACACCGTTTACCCCGGTGTTCAATAAAGATCCAATCGCGACGATCTTTTCCGGAAGCACCCTCGAGAACTTCAGCAAAACTGACTCCATCCCGGGGAACGCCATCATTCTTGAGTCCGGCGACATCCGCGACCGTCGGCAGGTAATCGGTCAGGTCGACCATGGTGTTGACTTCCTGACCTGCCTTGATGTGGCCCGGCCAGTTTGCGATCAGGGGGACCCGGGTTCCGGTGTCATCCAGTTTGCCTTTACCGCCGGGGACGATTTTGTTGTTTTGTACCGAAACCACTTTAGGGCGCACCATCTTTCCCTGTTCGTTAACATACAGGTAGCTCGCGGCGGGGGTTCCGTTATCGGTGGTGAAGAGGACCAGGGTATTGTCGCGGACTCCCATTTCATCCAGGGAAGCTACCAGGCGACCTACCATGTCATCCATGGATGTCATCATCTCAGCAAAAGTCAGCCAGTGCCCATCATGTGCGTAAGCGACATGCTTTCCTTTCAGGTCATCAGTCACATCATGACAGAGGGCCATAGGGTAATAGGCAAAAAACGGCTTCCCCTCTTTATGGCTCTCTTTCATGAAGTCAATCAGAAAATCGGTGTAAATATCCGGTCCATATTTGCCCTCAGTGTTTTTCAGCTGCTTGCCATTCTGGTAAATCAGTGGATCATGATAACGGCCCCCTTCATGCCAGCCAAACAGACACCACTTGTCAAAACCGACGCGGCTGGGATGATCCAGGTCGTTTTTCATGAAGCAGAGCTGCCATTTCCCGGCAACTGCAGTCGCATAGCCGGCCTGCTGCATGCGATCGCCAATACAGATTCCCTCAGCAGCGTCTGGAAAGTCTCCCCATTTCGAGCCTGCTTTACCAAACCGGAACGGATAACGGCCGGTCATCAGGCAGACACGCGAGGGGTGACAGACGGGCATCGAGTATGCTTGATTGAACTTAAGCCCTCCCTGGGCCAGCTTATCAATGTGGGGAGTCGGATAGCTCTGTCCCCCGTAACAGCCGATGGCGTCACTGCCCACATCATCTGCCATAATCAGCAGAATGTTGGGTTGGGACTCAGCAGCAGACAGGACAGCCGGGGAAATGAACAGCAGCGCGAACGCCAGTGTATAAACAAACTTCAGGGCAGGCATGGGGAAACTCCTCAGGGGGTAGTAGATATCAATGCTTTCAGATCGGGTAAATCATAATAACGCAATCCAGCAT
This sequence is a window from Gimesia sp.. Protein-coding genes within it:
- a CDS encoding MFS transporter, whose translation is MDSPADSLSLNDSKPTRVRYLVLAGLSSGFLLAYLPRAGLAPLATTIQQDLSLDDLQMGRVLAAFYAGYFLFQIPGGILGQKLGNRLALPLLQLTAGIANLLTALAASFGLIWFSRLLLGLAQAGMVPCSAQVIKNWIPEAKRGTASSLMGSFMSVGSIIATGATAALVDPLGWRLPLVLFSLFSVSWMFLFFLLFRDRPQDHPKTNHAEVELINAADRNAVSENKATSSTPIRQLFMRMVSNTSLWLFCLQSVFRAFGYAFFITWLPAYLQQSSGASVQKAGLLAMLPLTSIVLGTLAGGRLIDLIYQWTGNKYFSRSLLSAGSALICAVCILLASQVPAEDAVYLISCGTFLSGMGNPAIWVTSMDLGGKHTSVIIAIVNMAGVVGGYLSPIAVGALFTYIKAMPVPEWNLVLYLFAGIYLGATLSWALINPRNSLSEI
- a CDS encoding sulfatase-like hydrolase/transferase, with the protein product MNLMIGKFKSLLLLTALLLLSLGKSEAAERPNIVFFFADDQTTSTVGCYGNQVIQTPNIDELAKRGTRFEKAYVSQPICWVSRTTILTGLTGRSYGTPSNPEQARPDAVQTLYTDLLREQGYRTGFYGKWHAKMPKDFKREGHFDEFEAISRNPYYKKQPDGSLRHETELIVDRGIEFVKSQPKGKPFALNLWFNACHAEDSDRRPGIGHFPWPRAVDGMYEDIEIAPPRLGDPEIFNAQPNFLQTTINRERYFWRWNTPQKYQTNMRAYYRMVSGIDGAIGRFRKALDEAGLADNTIIVYSADNGYYMANRGFAGKWSHYENALQVPLIVMDPRVPKEEQGKVTDALALNLDLPATFLDWAGVDVPKRYQGQSLQPVVKGTKPADWRAETFHEHFAVRNRIPAFEGIRDGNLKYVRYFDHDNYEFLHDLEADPDELINLVGNPEYAEKLQALRDRTTERVKELGGPLDPLRGGFRDSTVPYPVASAAVGARADKDGFVSVFDGKTLRHWTGDPQYWSVEQGALTGKTDGSLKMNRFITWKDSTIRNFDLRVKVKVTEGGNSGIQYRGTSRPDLGLDIVTGYQCDVVANNPNYNGMLYEEKGRRILSHTGEKVIIAPDGQPWVVGKMPVKTFAPDEWHDFRVLVRGNHHEHWIDGHKTADLIDLDPKGRALEGVLAVQVHVGPKMKIQYKDFKIKHLPDNLPLEQAQDHPIPADAYGVRPQGRLPKNWKPPVYGKQ
- a CDS encoding DUF4838 domain-containing protein → MRISLLLAGVLWCFTFVLDTGTAAEQYLVREGQAEAEIVIDPAAQRSTRLAAQELQNYLKKISGAKLKIVTETTANVPVKVLIGSSKEAEKRGLTAAGLKAGAYRIVAGDNWLAMIGDDTNFVPIEPWPRNHRDLASGKVQAAWNAITGEHWGYPHSQLYKHYTGSTGLFGTPDEQLVDKAGQVNVWGFDERGSFNAVCGYLRRLGVRWYLPGELGEIVPRQKTIPLPVIDETIQPDFPLRTINFRFGVYGRDAALWAMRLGVRQPYGRQAAHGLDHMTHNAETLEKHPEWFALYGGKRDTQPGKRLNQLCYSNEELFLQTVRYVRAQFDHFDMDVVSVMPPDGYTAICQCEHCAGKDTPERGYRGAFSDYVWEFVNRVAREVRKTHPDRKISNCAYGTYTQPPEKIDRFEPNVQVIIVGGRRPTSADREELRQLRDAWVKKTANPIIIFENYPFTGRGFYLPAFIPHVLGESVNETKGISKGEDIWLTMDFGENAIGYNHFLIYFTARMYWGGKDQDVDSLFNEYCELFYGPAAQEMRTFFLYCEEHWREMEQEAEKASRALELFSVAKAKVKSDSVYGRRMALIDNFLNGLRNKSNQLAQKRGPVPVLRLVGDPRGEIVIDGQLDDPLWQNCPTASTGSLRELQTGRLPVYGTSIKSRWVGHDLYFAIRCEEAPGEQPRSTTTKNEDQAIWFGDAIEILLSTESHSYYQLAINPAGVLIDLDRGADKGDWFRWDSQAEVATQIKDGYWTAEVRIPVVQDENDPLHQVIGHRPTVSLPWHINVCRQRIRDNGSEYSAFAPTGTSGFHQPMKFAYFYRGLSHQFEADPSVTDYLITSKKAETLMRRRKYQAAHDLFMALSAENNVTDLQKSVALQQAAECARHLKQESQAESLAEKIPLDTVAKTVRMQNLLAQRNYAELIQQFQSENFQTWPFSQVGEAALARGMARLRMKQGEAAETDLTLALNYTPDPRIQSQILLLLGENREHNLADEAGALKAYRQNYEGAGRVGSADQFRSIEGAARILTKQGKYDDALQALEKAEIDQLKGFWRHEMQLAKGHTLAAAGKKQAAEQIYQSVLQDKTSSSGHRQQAEEQLKQLGAP
- a CDS encoding sulfatase-like hydrolase/transferase, producing MPALKFVYTLAFALLFISPAVLSAAESQPNILLIMADDVGSDAIGCYGGQSYPTPHIDKLAQGGLKFNQAYSMPVCHPSRVCLMTGRYPFRFGKAGSKWGDFPDAAEGICIGDRMQQAGYATAVAGKWQLCFMKNDLDHPSRVGFDKWCLFGWHEGGRYHDPLIYQNGKQLKNTEGKYGPDIYTDFLIDFMKESHKEGKPFFAYYPMALCHDVTDDLKGKHVAYAHDGHWLTFAEMMTSMDDMVGRLVASLDEMGVRDNTLVLFTTDNGTPAASYLYVNEQGKMVRPKVVSVQNNKIVPGGKGKLDDTGTRVPLIANWPGHIKAGQEVNTMVDLTDYLPTVADVAGLKNDGVPRDGVSFAEVLEGASGKDRRDWIFIEHRGKRCVRSLNWKLYDDGRFFDLKQDPLEKSPLKTDALSGKAKRNYASLQDTLEKMQGPLKPTP